Below is a window of Streptomyces sp. NBC_00223 DNA.
GGGAACACACCGACGCGGCGCTGACCCAGCAGCTCCTGCTGGAGGAGGAAGGGCACCCCGCCACCGTCGAGCAGGGCCACGCGGCCGTCCGCTACACCAATCCCACAACCGGCGGCGATGTGATGCCCACGATCCGGGCCGAGTTCCACCGGCTGCGGGCCGGCACCGATCTGCCCAGCCGGCGGGAGGTCGGCTCCAGCGTCTTCCAGGTGTTCGAGGGCCGGGGCCTGGCGGTCCTGAACGGCCGGGAGCACCGGCTCACCAAGGGCGACCTGTTCGTGGTGCCGTCGTGGGTGCCCTGGTCCCTGCGGGCGGAAGAGCAGTTCGACCTGTTCCGTTTCTCGGACGCCCCGGTCATGGAGCGTCTGCACTACGACCGTACGCATATCGAGGGAGAGCAGCGATGAGGCTGGCGACCATACGGGTGGGCGGGACGACCGCCGCCGTCCGCGTCGAGGGCGGGACCGCCGTCGAGACCGGGTTCGAGGACGTCGGCGCGCTGCTGCGGGCCGACGGCCTCGACCGGGCGGCCCGGGCCGACGGCCCCCGGCACGACTTCACCACCGCGGACCTGGCCCCGGTGGTACCCCGGCCGGACAAGATCGTCTGCGTCGGGCTCAACTACCGCGGCCACATCCTGGAGATGGGCCGTGAACTGCCCGAGTACCCCACGCTGTTCGCCAAGTACCCCGAGGCCCTGATCGGGGCCGGCGACGAGATCCTGCTCCCGGCCGAGTCCGACCGCGTCGACTGGGAGGGCGAACTCGCCGTCGTCATCGGGCGGCGGGTGCGCCGCGCGTCCGCCGAGGAGGCGGTGGCCGCGATCGCCGGATACTCGGTCCTCAACGACGTCACCATGCGCGACTACCAGTACCGCACCACGCAGTGGTTCCAGGGCAAGACCTGGGAACACACCACCCCCTTCGGCCCGGTCCTCGTCACCCCGGACGAAATGACCCCGGGAGCGCGGCTGACGACCCGGCTGGACGGCGAGGAACTCCAGAACACCACGATCGACGACCTCGTGTTCGGCCCCGCCGAGCTGGTGCGGTACATCTCCACGATCGTCACCCTTCAACCCGGCGACGTCATCGCCACCGGCACGCCCGGCGGGGTCGGACACGCCCGCAAGCCGCCGCGCTACCTCCGGGCCGGCCAGACGCTGACCACCTCGATCGACGGCATCGGCGAACTGGTGAACCCCGCCGTCGCCGAACCGGCCGAATCGGCGCAACCGATCGAAGCGGCCGAACCGGCCGAAGCGGCACGGACATGAGCGGCGGCACACCGTACGAGGCCCGTGCGGCGCTGCGGGAACGCCAGGGCCCCGGCGCCCGGTACGACTCCCCGGACGCCCCCGCCCGGGAACTGGCCTGGGCCCGGCTCGGCACGGCGTACTTCGCCCGCTGTCTCGACGGGCTCACCGACGCCGGGCTCGACGGCCCGAGCCTGCTGCCCGGCTGGACCCGCCGTCACCTCGTCGCCCACGTCGGCTACAACGCCCGGGCGCTGAGCCGGCTCGTCGAGTGGGCGGCCACGGGGGTCGAGACGCCCATGTACGCCTCCACGGAGCAGCGCGACACCGAGATCCGCCACGGCGCCACCCTCCCGGCCCGCGCCCTGCGGAGCCTGTTCTCCCACAGCGCCGCGCACCTCGACGTCGAGTGGCGCGATCTGCCCGGCCCCGGCTGGGACATGACGGTCCGTACCGCGCAGGGACGTCTGGTGCCCGCGCGGGAGACGGCCTGGATGCGTGCCCGCGAGGTCTGGGTGCACGCCGTCGACCTGGACGACGGAGCGCGGGCGGGCGACTTCCCGGCAGACCTGCTCGACGAACTCCTCGCCGACGTGCCGAGGGCCTGGCAGCGGCGAGGGGAACAGGTGGACCTCACCCTCGCCGCCCAGGACCGGGAACCGATCGTCCTGGGCGCCGGCGGCCCGACGATCACGGGCACCGCAGGCGACCTGGTCCGCTGGCTCACCGGCCGGGGCGCCCGCCGGCTGGGCAGCAGCACCGGCGAGATCCCGGTCGTTCCGCGCTGGTTCTGAGCCGGGTCCGGCGGCCGGCCCGGACCGCATCCTCCCCCCGGGGGCGGGCGCGGTCCGGGCCGGCGGGGGCGTTCCGGGCGGAACCGGGCCCGCGGTTGCTATGTTTTCCCGTGCCGTCGCGCACGGACGGGGCGGGGACGGGCCACGTACCGCGCCGGCCGGCGCACACCTGTCGTACACGCACAACACAGGAAGCCGGGGGGTGAAGCCATGGGCCTGATGGACAGGATTCGTGGAGAGTTCATCGACATCGTCGAGTGGACCGACGACAGCCGCGACACGATCGTGTGGCGCTTTCCACGCTACGAGAACGAGATCAAGATGGGCGCCAAGCTCATCGTGCGCGAGTCGCAGGTCGCCGTCTTCGTCAACGAGGGGCAGATAGCCGACGTCTTCACACCGGGGACGTACACCCTGGAGACGCAGAACCTGCCGCTGCTGTCGACCCTCAAGGGCTGGAAGTACGGCTTCAACTCGCCGTTCAAGGCCGAGGTCTACTTCGTCACGACCCGTCAGTTCACCGACATGAAGTGGGGCACCCAGAACCCCGTCATCGTCCGGGACGCCGAGTTCGGCATGGTCCGGCTGCGGGCCTTCGGCTCCTTTGCCGCGAAGGTGGTGGACGCGGCCGCGCTGCTGCGCGAACTGGCCGGCACCGACCCGCAGTTCCGCACCGAGGAAGTGCAGGAATACCTGCGGCAGCTGATCGTCGGACGGCTCTCCAACGCGCTGGCCACCGCGGGCGTGCCCATGCTCGACCTGGCCACGCAGCAGGACGCGATCGGCAACCGGCTGGCCGGGGTCCTCACCGCGGAACTGGCCTCGGTCGGCATCGCCGTCCCCAAGTTCGTCATCGAGAACATCTCGCTGCCGCCCGAGGTCGAGGCCGCCATCGACACCCGCTCCCGGATGGGCATCGCGGGCAATCTGGACCAGTACACCCAGTTCCAGGCGGCCAACGCGATCGGCGACGCCGCGCGCAACCAGGGCGGTGCCGGCGAGGGCGTCGGGCTCGGCTTCGGCGTGGCGATGGGCCAGCGCATGGCCGCCGCGCTCAACCCGCAGCAGACACCGGGCGCTCCGGCACCCGCCGCCCCCGTACCGGCTCCGGCGCCCGCTGCCGCCCCGGCCGCCGCTGTTCCCCCGCCGCTGCCGCAGCAGGCGCAGTGGTTCGTCGGTGTCGGCGGAGCCCAGCAGGGCCCGTACGACGCCGCCGCGCTGTCCGGGCTCATCGGCGCGGGAACCATGACCCGCGCCTCGCTGGTCTGGAAGGAAGGGATGCCCGGCTGGCTTCCGGCCGAACAGGTCCCCGAGGTGGGACCGCTCTTCGCCGCGGTCCCGCCGCCGCTGCCGCCGCAGTCCTGATCCGTACGGGGGAGAGCCACCACCATGAGCACCGATGAGCAGAACGCCGCCGAAGCCGCGGCGCCAGGCACCGCCGCCCCGCACACGTACCCGTGCCAGTCGTGCGGCGCCACCGTGGAGTTCGCGCCGGGTTCGGATGCGCTGCGCTGCCCGTACTGCGGGGCCGAGCAGGCGGTCGCGGCCGTGCCGCGACAGGTCACCGAGCACTCGATCGAGGAACTGGCGAGCCTGCCGCCCGTGCGCAGGGAGACCGCCCCGGGCCAGGCGCACGCCTTCGTCTGCCCCAGCTGCGGCGCCCACACCGAGAGCGACGACCTCTCCGCCCGCTGCCAGTTCTGCGCGACCGCGCTCGTCGCGGACCCCGAACTGACCGAGCGGGTCGTGCCGGAGGCCGTCGTCCCGTTCGGCCTCGACCGCGGCTCCGCGCGCGAGGCGCTGCGCAAGTGGACCTCGTCGCGCTGGTTCGCGCCCAAGAGCCTCAAGAAGGTGACCGAGGCCGAGACGTTCAAGGGCAGCTACCTGCCGCACTGGACGTACGACGCCTCGACCGTCTCGGACTACCGGGGCGAACGCGGCGAGTACTACTACACGACCGAGGCGTACACCACCGTGGAGAACGGTGAGACCGTCACCAAGACCCGGCAGGTGCGGCACACCCGCTGGCACCCGGTCGCGGGCACGGTCCAGCGGGCCTTCGACGACGTGCTGGTGGCCGGGACCACCCATGTCGCCGCCGAGCAGCTCGACAAGCTGGAGCCCTGGCCGCTGAAGGAGGAGGCCAAGCCCTACCAGGCCGAATACCTCGCCGGCTTCCAGACCGTGCGCTACGACATCGAGCCCGAGAAGGGTCTGGAGACCGCCAAGGCAAAGATGGCGCCCGTCATCGAGGACGACTGCCGCACGGACATCGGCGGGGACGACCAGCGGGTCGAGTCGGTCTCCACCCGCTACTTCGACCTCACCTTCAAGCTGCTCCTGCTGCCGGTGTGGTTCCTCAGCTACCTGCACGCGGGCAAGAGCTGGCAGGTGATGGTGAACGCGCGCACGGGCGAGGTGACCGGCCAGCGTCCGTACAGCGTCGGCAAGATCGTCGCCGCCGTGGTGGCGGCACTGGCCGTCGTGCTGATCGTGCTGCTGGTCGCGAGGAAGTAACCGTACGGCGGGGCGGGCAGGGGCACGCACGAGTGCGGACCCCTGCCTTTCCCGCGTCCTGACCGTCTCCGCGCGCATCGGTCAGCCCCCGCCGAGTTCGAGGAGCTTGGTGACCGTGTTCCAGTTGCGGGACGAGGTGGTCAGGCCGAGCCGGCGGTCGCCGAGCAGGGCGGCCAGCTTCGAGTTGTGGATGCCGTTGGGGAAGCGGGCGTAGATCTCCCGCTCACCGGGCCGGAAATCGTCCGGCGCGTACGCCTCCCGGTCGATCGCGGCCAGCCGGTCCTTCGGCACGGGCCCGGACAGGAAGACCACGACGAAACGCGACCCGTCGACGCCCTCCATCGGGAAGGGGTTGGCCTCCACCACCCGCCGCAGATCCGCCGCCGTCCGTACCAGACAGGAGACGGTCAGACCCAGCTCGGCGGCGATGGCCCGCTCCAGGTCCGCGGCCAGGACCTTCGGGTCCCGCTGCTCGTGCGCGAACACGGCGTTGCCACTTTGCAGATGCGTGCGCACGTCGGAACCGCCTATCGCGGCCAGCAGGTCGCGCAGGGTCTGCATCGGCAGCCGGTTCTTGCCGCCGACGTTGATTCCGCGCAGGAGCGCGATGTAGTGGGGTGCGTCCGTGTTTGTCTTCACGCTCGCCACGGTAGCGGCGGGCACTGACAGTGAGCGGTGAGCGGCAGGTGAGCGGCAGGTGAGCGGCAGGTGAGCGGCAGGTGCGGGGCAGCCCGGGCGACGGGTGCGCGGTGGTGGGGAACGCGGTGCGCGGTGGCCGGGACTGTACGGTCCGTGGCGGTCTTGGCCGTGCGGCGGGACACCGGGGCAGAGGACCGAAGGGTTCGTTTCCAGAAGTCGAATGAATCATGCGGAATATCACCCGTTCGAGCGAAAAAGAGCCTGCTGGAACGGTTCGGCACTGCGGACCATGATTACCTTCGCGGCCATGAGCACCAGCCACCAGCGACCCCACGTCACCGAACTCCGGCTCTCCGCCTTCAAATCGCACCGGGGCGCCACCTTCGGACTCGGGCCGCTGACCCTGCTGTCCGGAGGCAGCGGCACCGGCAAGTCGAGCGTGCTCGAAGGCATTTCGGCGCTCGGCCGGCTGGCCGGCGGCGCGGACCTGCACGAGGTCTTCGGCCCCGACTCGGCCGTACGCGGGGGCGCCGCGGCCTGCGTACCCCAGGGCGCGCGGCCGGACGCGCAGGGGCGCCGGGGCTTCCGGATCGGCTGCACGGTGACCGGGCCGCTCGGCCCGGTGCGGCTGGACGTCGCGGTGCAGGCCGAGCCCTCGCTGCGGATCGTGGGCGAGCGGCTGACCGGCGCGGGCGAGACCCTGCTGACCACCGCGCTGCGCGACCCCGCCCGGCCCACCGTCCAGGCGGCCTGGCACACCGCGGGCGCCGTCGCCGTGACCCGGGCCCCGCTGCCCGACGACCGGCTGGCCACCGCGCTGCTGCCGCTGCGCGTCGCGGGACGCACCGAAGGCCAGCGGCTGGTGCTCGCCGCGGCCGAACAGGTCGTGGTGGCCCTGCGCGGGGTGTTCCCGGTCGGTCCGCGCCCGGAATTGATGCGCGCGCCCGTGCCGCGCGGGGACGGACGGCTGCGGGCCGTCTGCGACAACCTGTCGGCGGTGCTCGCCAGGACCGAGGGCGAGTGCGTCACCCGGCACGCGGCCCTGGTCAACGCGGTGCGGACGGCCTGTAGCGGCCCGGTCGAGGGGCTGCGGGCGGTGGCGGCGAGGGTGCCGGGCGACGGGCGCGGCCCCGAGTTGGACGGCGTGATCGCGGCGGTGGACCGGGGAAGGCTCGGCATGGTGCCGATCGACCGGCTCGGCGACGGCGAACTGCGCTTCCTGGCCCTGGCGTTGGTGCTGCTCACCGGGCCGGGCGTGCTGGACGTCGACACCAGTACGGAACTGCTGCCGGCCGGCCAGGTGCTGACAGTGGTGGGCGACGGGCTCGACCTCGGCCTCGACCGGCGGCAGGCGCGTGAACTGCTGCGGCTGGCCGGGGTGGCCGCCGCGCGCGGGCACATCCGGCTGCTCGGGACCGTGCAGGACGCGGCGTGCGCCGAGGGTCTGGACGGTGTGTCGCTGACGGTGCTCGGCGCGGAGCAGGCCGGGGGCGTCGAGGCGACGGTGGGCAGCGCGATCGCGGGCGGCGCCGCCGCGGGTGCCGCGTCGGCCGAGAGCACGTCGGTGGAAGGCCCGGCGGCGGACGGCGAGGATGAGGTAGACCAGGCGGGGTGACCGAACAACACCACGACCTCGCCGCCCTGCAGAGCCGTCTCGCCGACTTCGCGGCCTCCCGCCACTGGGAGCCCTTCCACACTCCCAAGAACCTCGCCGTGGCGCTCAGCGTCGAGGCGTCCGAACTCCTGGAGATCTTCCAGTGGTTGACGCCCGAGCAGGCCGCGGCGGTGATGGACGACGCGGAGAGTGCCCACCGGGTGCGCGACGAGGTGGCGGACGTGATGGCGTATCTGCTGCAGTTCTGCGAGGTGCTGGGCATCGATGTGCTGGCGGCGCTCGCGGCGAAGATCGACCGCAACGAAGTGCGCTTCCCGAAGCCGGACGCTCCTGCCTGATTCCTTGTCTGTGGCTTTCCGGGTGACTTCCCGTCGGGCTTCTCACCTGGCTCCTCGCCTGGCTTCTTGTCGCGCCTCCGGTCTCAATCCCTCTTCCGGGTGAGCGAGTTATCCACAATGCGCTGACTGTCCACAGATGTTCCGTCCGCCCCTTCCGTGATGCCCGAGTTCTGTCACGCTGAGTGACACAGGGCGGCGGTACGGAGTCGCGGCCCGTGGACGGACGGGAGCGGGAGATGGACGCGGCACGGCTGGTGGCGGAGGCGGAGCGGGCGATGCGGGGGAGCTCGCGGCCGGAGGACGTCATCGCGGAGGCATGGCAGGCGTACGAGCTGACGGAGGCGGTCGGGCGGCTGCTGGGCGGGAGACGGGGGAGCGGCGGTCCGGCCGGGGAGACGGGCGGGCCGGGCGGGTCCGAGGTGCGGGGCGGCTCGGGTGATCAGGGGGTGGGGTACGGGACCGAGGCCGGGGCCGGCAGCGGGCCGGGGGTGCCGTGCGGGCCTGTGGACGGTGCCGAGGGGGTGGGGCCGACGGTGCGGGTGGAGCCCGCGTCCGTGGTCACGGCCACGGGGGCGGGGCCGCCGCGGGCGCTGCGGCTGACCGGGGTCCGTGACCCGGATGCCACTGTGCGCGCGCTGCGGGACCTGCTGGGCGAGATCGGGGCCGCCTTGGTCGAGTACGTCTGCACAGCCGCGGGCGAGGAGGCGTACTGGCAGTGCATCGAGGCCCTTGACGCCCTGGACGAGGCCAAGGACCGGGTACGCGTGCTGGCCGACCCCGATCCGGGCCCCGATCCGGGCCCCGACCCCGACCTCCGGGCGACCGGAAGCTGATGCAGGATGGAGGAATGGATCTCCGAATCTTCACCGAGCCCCAGCAGGGGGCCTCCTACGACACGCTGCTGACCGTTGCCAAGGCGACCGAGGACCTCGGGTTCGATGCCTTTTTCCGGTCGGACCACTATCTCGTGATGGGGGACGGGGACGGGCTGCCGGGACCCACGGACGCGTGGATCACTCTGGCCGGCCTGGCCCGGGAGACCAGCCGGATCAGGCTGGGCACCCTGATGACCGCGGGCACCTTCCGCCTGCCCGGCGTCCTGGCCATCCAGGTGGCCCAGGTCGACCAGATGTCGGGCGGCCGGATCGAGTTCGGACTCGGCGCCGGATGGTACGAGGCGGAGCACACCGCGTACGGGATTCCGTTCCCCAAGGAGAAGATCGGCCGGCTGGAGGAGCAACTGGCCGTCGTCACCGGTCTGTGGGGGACGCCGGTCGGCGGGACCTTCGACTTCGACGGGAAGTTCTACCAGCTCAAGGACTCGCCCGCGCTGCCGAAGCCCGCTCAGGACAAGGTGCCCGTGCTGATCGGCGGGATGGGCGCCAAGCGCACTCCCGAGCTGGCGGCCCGGTACGCGGCCGAGTTCAATGTGCCCTTCGCGTCGGTGGAGGACAGCGGCCGGCAGTTCGAACGGGTGCGCGCGGCGGCGAAGGAGGCCGGGCGCGCCCCGGACGACCTGGTGTACTCCAACGCGCTGGTAGTGGCGGTCGGCAAGGACGACGCCGAGGTGGCCCGCCGGGCGGCGGCGATCGGCCGGGAGGTCGACGAGCTCAAGGCCAGCGGGCTGGCCGGGTCGCCCGCCGAGGTGGTCGACAAGATCGGGCGGTACGCCGAGCTGGGCGCCACCCGCTTCTACCTCCAGATCCTCGACCTCTCGGATCTGGACCACCTGGAGCTGATCTCGTCCCAGGTCCAGTCCCAGGTGGGGTGAAGCGCCGATGACACCACCCGTGCCCCCGGCGGGGTCGGTCGGCGGAGTGCCGCCCGGGCCCGGCTCCGATCGCGGGCCTGGAGCGGGCCGTGGCTCCGACGCCGACGGCAGGCCCGGCCTCGGGCAGTTGCTCGCGGCCGGCCGGACGCTGGTGCTGGACGGCGGGCTGTCCAACCAGCTCGCCGACCAGGGCTGCGACCTGTCCGACCCGCTCTGGTCGGCCCGGCTGCTCGCCGACGCCCCGGAGCAGATCGAGGCCGCCCACACCGCCTATCTGCGGGCGGGCGCGCAGGTGCTCATCACGGCGAGCTACCAGGCGACGTACGAGGGGTTCGCCCGGCGCGGGGTCGGCCGGGCGGAGGCGTCGGCGCTGCTGCGGCGCAGTGTCGAGCTGGCCCGAAGCGCAGCGTCGTACCGGTCGGACGTGTGGGTGGCGGCGTCCGTCGGGCCGTACGGGGCGATGCTCGCGGACGGCAGTGAGTACCGGGGGCGATACGGGAGGAGCGTGCGGGAGCTGGAGCGATTTCACCGGCCGAGGATCGAGACGTTGGCCGAGGCGGGGCCCGACGTCCTCGCGCTGGAGACGGTGCCGGACACCGACGAGGCCGAGGCGATGCTGAGGGCCGTCGAGGGTGTCGGGGTGCCGGTGTGGCTCTCGTACACGATCGCGGGGGAGCGCACCCGGGCCGGGCAGCCGCTGGCCGACGCCTTCGCCCTGGCCGCGGGCCGGGACGAGGTGATCGCGGTGGGCGTCAACTGCTGCGAGCCCGCGGACGCGGACCGGGCGGTGGAGGTGGCGGCCGAGGCCACCGGCAAGCCGGTCGTCGTCTACCCCAACAGCGGTGAGCAGTGGGACGCCGAGGGACGCCGCTGGCACGGCGGTCCGGCCTTCGACCCGGCCCGGACCACCCGCTGGCAGCGTTCCGGCGCCCGCCTCGTCGGCGGCTGCTGCCGCGTCGGCCCATCCGCGATCGCCTCGATCACCTCAACTCTGAGCCCCGCGCCCTGAACCCATGCACCCCCGCACCCGGCTCGTCCGGCGGTGGATCTGAGCCCCCGGGCCCGGCTCGTCGGGCGGTGGATCTGAGCCCCCGCGCCCGGCCCGAGCCCTTCCGCACGGTCGGCCCGGCCCGGCTCGGGCGCCCGGGCCGCCACCCACCGGTCGCCGTCAGCCGGCTGTCGGGCTCCGTGCGACGGCACTGCCCGGCTCGCGCCCCTACCGGCCGCCACGCCCGCCCGCGCCCGGCCAACGGGCCGCCGTGGGCGGGGCCGGGGGCGGAACAAATGCGTGGTCCGCGGTGAATCCGACAGGGAATACTCGGCCGGGTGTTCCTGACCGTATCCACCACAGGCGGCACGGCCGGTCCGGCCACGGACCTCGGTTTCCTGCTGCACAAGCACCCGGAGAAGGCGCAGTCCTTCTCGACCTCCTACGGCGACGCGCACGTCTTCTACCCCGAGGCGTCCGCCGAGCGGACGACCGCGGCGCTGCTGCTCGAGGTCGA
It encodes the following:
- a CDS encoding DUF6099 family protein — translated: MDGREREMDAARLVAEAERAMRGSSRPEDVIAEAWQAYELTEAVGRLLGGRRGSGGPAGETGGPGGSEVRGGSGDQGVGYGTEAGAGSGPGVPCGPVDGAEGVGPTVRVEPASVVTATGAGPPRALRLTGVRDPDATVRALRDLLGEIGAALVEYVCTAAGEEAYWQCIEALDALDEAKDRVRVLADPDPGPDPGPDPDLRATGS
- a CDS encoding LLM class F420-dependent oxidoreductase gives rise to the protein MDLRIFTEPQQGASYDTLLTVAKATEDLGFDAFFRSDHYLVMGDGDGLPGPTDAWITLAGLARETSRIRLGTLMTAGTFRLPGVLAIQVAQVDQMSGGRIEFGLGAGWYEAEHTAYGIPFPKEKIGRLEEQLAVVTGLWGTPVGGTFDFDGKFYQLKDSPALPKPAQDKVPVLIGGMGAKRTPELAARYAAEFNVPFASVEDSGRQFERVRAAAKEAGRAPDDLVYSNALVVAVGKDDAEVARRAAAIGREVDELKASGLAGSPAEVVDKIGRYAELGATRFYLQILDLSDLDHLELISSQVQSQVG
- a CDS encoding maleylpyruvate isomerase family mycothiol-dependent enzyme codes for the protein MSGGTPYEARAALRERQGPGARYDSPDAPARELAWARLGTAYFARCLDGLTDAGLDGPSLLPGWTRRHLVAHVGYNARALSRLVEWAATGVETPMYASTEQRDTEIRHGATLPARALRSLFSHSAAHLDVEWRDLPGPGWDMTVRTAQGRLVPARETAWMRAREVWVHAVDLDDGARAGDFPADLLDELLADVPRAWQRRGEQVDLTLAAQDREPIVLGAGGPTITGTAGDLVRWLTGRGARRLGSSTGEIPVVPRWF
- the mmuM gene encoding homocysteine S-methyltransferase encodes the protein MTPPVPPAGSVGGVPPGPGSDRGPGAGRGSDADGRPGLGQLLAAGRTLVLDGGLSNQLADQGCDLSDPLWSARLLADAPEQIEAAHTAYLRAGAQVLITASYQATYEGFARRGVGRAEASALLRRSVELARSAASYRSDVWVAASVGPYGAMLADGSEYRGRYGRSVRELERFHRPRIETLAEAGPDVLALETVPDTDEAEAMLRAVEGVGVPVWLSYTIAGERTRAGQPLADAFALAAGRDEVIAVGVNCCEPADADRAVEVAAEATGKPVVVYPNSGEQWDAEGRRWHGGPAFDPARTTRWQRSGARLVGGCCRVGPSAIASITSTLSPAP
- a CDS encoding SPFH domain-containing protein; protein product: MDRIRGEFIDIVEWTDDSRDTIVWRFPRYENEIKMGAKLIVRESQVAVFVNEGQIADVFTPGTYTLETQNLPLLSTLKGWKYGFNSPFKAEVYFVTTRQFTDMKWGTQNPVIVRDAEFGMVRLRAFGSFAAKVVDAAALLRELAGTDPQFRTEEVQEYLRQLIVGRLSNALATAGVPMLDLATQQDAIGNRLAGVLTAELASVGIAVPKFVIENISLPPEVEAAIDTRSRMGIAGNLDQYTQFQAANAIGDAARNQGGAGEGVGLGFGVAMGQRMAAALNPQQTPGAPAPAAPVPAPAPAAAPAAAVPPPLPQQAQWFVGVGGAQQGPYDAAALSGLIGAGTMTRASLVWKEGMPGWLPAEQVPEVGPLFAAVPPPLPPQS
- a CDS encoding DUF1697 domain-containing protein — translated: MKTNTDAPHYIALLRGINVGGKNRLPMQTLRDLLAAIGGSDVRTHLQSGNAVFAHEQRDPKVLAADLERAIAAELGLTVSCLVRTAADLRRVVEANPFPMEGVDGSRFVVVFLSGPVPKDRLAAIDREAYAPDDFRPGEREIYARFPNGIHNSKLAALLGDRRLGLTTSSRNWNTVTKLLELGGG
- a CDS encoding fumarylacetoacetate hydrolase family protein, whose protein sequence is MRLATIRVGGTTAAVRVEGGTAVETGFEDVGALLRADGLDRAARADGPRHDFTTADLAPVVPRPDKIVCVGLNYRGHILEMGRELPEYPTLFAKYPEALIGAGDEILLPAESDRVDWEGELAVVIGRRVRRASAEEAVAAIAGYSVLNDVTMRDYQYRTTQWFQGKTWEHTTPFGPVLVTPDEMTPGARLTTRLDGEELQNTTIDDLVFGPAELVRYISTIVTLQPGDVIATGTPGGVGHARKPPRYLRAGQTLTTSIDGIGELVNPAVAEPAESAQPIEAAEPAEAART
- a CDS encoding nucleotide pyrophosphohydrolase; this encodes MTEQHHDLAALQSRLADFAASRHWEPFHTPKNLAVALSVEASELLEIFQWLTPEQAAAVMDDAESAHRVRDEVADVMAYLLQFCEVLGIDVLAALAAKIDRNEVRFPKPDAPA
- a CDS encoding ATP-binding protein is translated as MSTSHQRPHVTELRLSAFKSHRGATFGLGPLTLLSGGSGTGKSSVLEGISALGRLAGGADLHEVFGPDSAVRGGAAACVPQGARPDAQGRRGFRIGCTVTGPLGPVRLDVAVQAEPSLRIVGERLTGAGETLLTTALRDPARPTVQAAWHTAGAVAVTRAPLPDDRLATALLPLRVAGRTEGQRLVLAAAEQVVVALRGVFPVGPRPELMRAPVPRGDGRLRAVCDNLSAVLARTEGECVTRHAALVNAVRTACSGPVEGLRAVAARVPGDGRGPELDGVIAAVDRGRLGMVPIDRLGDGELRFLALALVLLTGPGVLDVDTSTELLPAGQVLTVVGDGLDLGLDRRQARELLRLAGVAAARGHIRLLGTVQDAACAEGLDGVSLTVLGAEQAGGVEATVGSAIAGGAAAGAASAESTSVEGPAADGEDEVDQAG